In a genomic window of Colius striatus isolate bColStr4 chromosome 2, bColStr4.1.hap1, whole genome shotgun sequence:
- the LOC133624806 gene encoding uncharacterized LOC128706665 homolog yields the protein MGLKTIWKDYKVLIVMGTSLGLVHWGWFYVKSSPIFQVKTEDFVPEPGIVAYVMQNDHKNKEK from the coding sequence ATGGGTCTTAAAACCATCTGGAAGGACTACAAAGTTCTGATTGTTATGGGAACTAGCCTTGGGCTGGTGCACTGGGGGTGGTTTTACGTCAAGTCCAGTCCCATTTTCCAAGTGAAGACAGAGGATTTTGTTCCAGAACCTGGGATTGTGGCATACGTGATGCAAAACGATcacaaaaataaagagaagtaG
- the MKKS gene encoding molecular chaperone MKKS, with translation MSRLEAKKPPLFISEPLTKDGVSKSLSLLSAILKSCYGPAGRLKQLHNGVGGYVCTTSQSSAVLSRLSVSNPVVRVLTASVQNHVSRFSDCGLFTAILCCSLIENFQSLNVEPCTVIKISKHLLGLCMDYLKSEACGCRVSVDFGSIQTLLCLVRSVLTSKPACMLNKPEVDHLSTLILKAFMFTVPSHVDTNAVLGKCIIVPVKGRRVVDSTVVPGLLIETPEIQLAKPLTVKRTCSNMIKIALFSVSMSGDCFSSEEGTITVQHGISLEVSELNQLLNVGKQLVDDEVGLVICQKVIHPSLKQYLKENHVFAVDRAGLLLMEPLSRMTGSKPIASIHLLSPSCYGSLKDVCVESFASKHFVHLIPEDTVVCSLVLCNRNETAWDELKRACETAEHVLQLTIKEPLALFGGGCTETHLASYIRHKTYSLSTSSLKEIDCSRTQYQLVADGFCRSLESVACSLNHDDEEILTDVVYGHCWFVPSGFPSVSNWSDLVSKCGCGVNGNTENLNWRLLQGQFRSPVIQDCPKEPSVKGVDFLTLDCFAAKCSGLQVALETASLILDLSCVIEDQN, from the exons ATGTCTCGTCTCGAAGCGAAAAAGCCTCCGTTATTTATTAGTGAGCCGTTAACTAAAGATGGAGTTAGTAAGTCACTGTCTCTGCTGAGTGCAATATTGAAATCTTGCTATGGTCCTGCTGGTAGACTCAAGCAGCTCCACAATGGTGTGGGAGGCTACGTTTGTACGACTTCACAATCCTCAGCTGTACTCAGTCGTCTTTCTGTCAGTAATCCTGTGGTGCGGGTTTTGACGGCCTCTGTACAGAACCACGTTTCCCGCTTCAGTGACTGTGGCTTATTTACTGCCATTCTTTGCTGTAGCTTGATTGAAAACTTTCAAAGCCTAAATGTTGAACCTTGCACTGTCATTAAAATAAGCAAGCATCTTTTGGGTTTGTGTATGGACTACCTTAAATCTGAGGCCTGTGGCTGCCGAGTATCTGTGGATTTTGGCAGCATCCAGACTCTTCTTTGTTTGGTACGTAGCGTATTAACAAGCAAACCTGCTTGCATGCTTAATAAACCTGAAGTTGATCATCTCAGCACGCTGATTTTAAAGGCTTTTATGTTTACTGTTCCAAGTCACGTTGACACTAATGCTGTTTTAGGCAAGTGTATAATAGTACCCGTGAAAGGTAGAAGAGTTGTGGATTCTACAGTTGTTCCTGGACTACTGATAGAAACACCAGAAATTCAATTGGCAAAACCACTTACTGTCAAAAGAACTTGTTCAAACATGATCAAGATAGcacttttctctgtatctaTGTCAGGAGACTGCTTCAGCTCTGAAGAAGGAACTATAACAGTCCAGCATGGAATTTCTCTAGAAGTATCAGAGCTGAATCAGTTGCTTAACGTAGGAAAGCAGCTGGTCGATGATGAGGTAGGCCTTGTTATATGCCAGAAAGTTATCCATCCATCCTTGAAACAGTATCTGAAAGAGAACCATGTCTTTGCTGTGGACAGAGCTGGGCTGTTGCTGATGGAGCCTCTGAGTCGGATGACAG GTTCAAAGCCTATAGCTTCCATACATTTGTTGTCTCCTAGTTGTTACGGCAGTTTGAAAGACGTGTGCGTTGAGAGTTTTGCTTCAAAACATTTTGTGCATCTAATTCCTGAGGACACAGTTGTCTGCAGCTTGGTACTCTGTAACAGAAACGAAACAGCATGGGATGAACTAAAG CGTGCCTGTGAAACTGCAGAACATGTGTTACAATTAACGATCAAGGAGCCTTTGGCATTGTTTGGAGGTGGCTGTACAGAAACTCACCTGGCTTCATACATAAGACACAAG ACTTATAGTCTGTCCACCAGCAGTTTAAAAGAGATAGACTGTTCTCGGACACAGTACCAATTGGTTGCTGATGGTTTTTGCCGTTCCTTGGAGTCTGTAGCTTGCTCTCTGAATCATGATGATGAAGAAATTCTTACAGACGTGGTTTATGGACATTGTTGGTTTGTTCCATCGGGTTTTCCCTCTGTCTCTAATTGGTCAGATTTAGTTTCAAAATGTGGCTGTGGTGTTAATGGTAACACTGAGAATCTCAACTGGAGGCTTTTGCAAGGCCAATTTAGATCTCCTGTTATACAAGATTGCCCTAAGGAGCCCTCAGTAAAGGGTGTGGACTTTCTGACATTGGACTGTTTTGCTGCAAAGTGTAGTGGCCTACAAGTAGCTCTGGAGACAGCCAGTCTGATTTTGGATCTCTCATGTGTTATCGAAGATCAAAATTAG
- the LOC133624807 gene encoding uncharacterized LOC128706666 homolog, which translates to MRKAGWNRKNFLLLAGLSVIGVHFGSMLVNFVAKKSARSHSEAKKEDRRE; encoded by the coding sequence ATGAGGAAAGCTGGCTGGAACAGAAAGAACTTTCTGCTTTTGGCAGGACTGTCAGTTATAGGTGTCCATTTTGGAAGCATGCTCGTGAACTTTGTTGCAAAAAAATCTGCTCGATCACATTCAGAAGCTAAAAAGGAAGATCGTCGTGAATGA